AATTACTTTCTATTTTCTAATAAATTAAATCTATCAATATAAAATCAATTAATTAATTAATAAACTATGGGGTAGAGCGTGTGATTAGTATTAATCAATATCAATATAAGTTAAATTAATCTATTATCAATTAAAACCAGCTAAAACTTAATATCTATGAGTTTTAGTAAAAATCCATTAGAATATAAAAATTTTAAAAATAAAAAAATTTGAATAATTAAATTAATTATTAATTAAATTAATAATTAAATTAATATTTTAAATTTACTCTTCTTTACATATCTTGTTATAAAGAGCAGCTTGCAGTGCATAGTTTTTTACCATACCTACCATTTCGCGCTGATCCATACTTTTATCCTCAAAAGATACAGTATCTTGCTGATAAAGGCTGAAAGGTGAAGCTCTTCCCACAATACGCATACTACCTTTGTGTAGTTTAATTTTCACAATACCGGTAACTCTGCGCTGCATATGGTCAATAATTTGATCTAGATCTTCCCTTAATGGGTCATGCCAGGTTCCATTATAAACTAACTCGGAGTAGGTGCTACTAATTGTTTCTGCAAATTTTAATTCGCTTCGAGTTAGTGTAATCTGTTCTAATGCTTTATGAGCAGTTAAAATTAAAAAAGCACAGGGAGTTTCATAGATTTCTCTGCTTTTGAGCCCTATAATCCGATCTTCAATGATATCGACTCGGCCGATTCCATGGATTCCTGCTATCTGATTAAACCTGTTAATTATTTCCAGTGCATCCAGTTTTTCCTGGTCAATGGCCACGGGAACTCCCTTTTCAAATTCTATTTCTATTATCTGATCATCTTCGGGTGCATCTGCACTGGATCTGGTCCAGCTAAAAGCATCTTCAGGAGGTTCTACCATAGGGTCTTCTAAAACGTCTCCTTCAATAGCCCGACCCCATAGATTTTCATCAATACTGTAGAGCTTATCTGAAGGTAGGGGAATACCACAAGATTTTGCATATTCTACTTCTTCAGTTCTGGTGAGATTTAGTTCTCGAATAGGAGCAATAACTTTACAATCAGATAGGGAACGGATTATGGCCTCAAAACGGAATTGATCATTTCCTTTACCAGTACATCCATGAGCTATGGCACTTGCACCTTCTTTTTTGGCCAGTTCCACGATTTTCATAGCGATTAAGGGTCTTGCCAGAGCAGTACTCA
This genomic window from Methanobacteriales archaeon HGW-Methanobacteriales-1 contains:
- a CDS encoding argininosuccinate synthase, which produces MEKVVLAFSGGLDTSVCIKLLEEKYEMEVITACIDVGQPREEIERPASVANGMGSSKHYTIDAQEEFANDFIFKAIKANASYEGYPLSTALARPLIAMKIVELAKKEGASAIAHGCTGKGNDQFRFEAIIRSLSDCKVIAPIRELNLTRTEEVEYAKSCGIPLPSDKLYSIDENLWGRAIEGDVLEDPMVEPPEDAFSWTRSSADAPEDDQIIEIEFEKGVPVAIDQEKLDALEIINRFNQIAGIHGIGRVDIIEDRIIGLKSREIYETPCAFLILTAHKALEQITLTRSELKFAETISSTYSELVYNGTWHDPLREDLDQIIDHMQRRVTGIVKIKLHKGSMRIVGRASPFSLYQQDTVSFEDKSMDQREMVGMVKNYALQAALYNKICKEE